Genomic segment of Trueperaceae bacterium:
GCTTCGTGGCCGCGGCCTTCGGCGGCTCGCGCTTCCAGGTCACCGGTCCCACGGGCGCCATGACGGCCGTGCTCCTCGGCATCGTCGCCGAGCACGGTGTCGGCGCCCTGCCGCTCCTCGGCCTCGGCGCCGGCGTGATCCTCTTCGCGCTCGGCCTCGGCGGCGTGGGCAGGTACGTGCGGTTCGTGCCCTGGCCCGTGGTCACGGGCTTCACGAACGGCATCGCCGTGATCATCTTCCTGCAGCAGCTGCCGGCGGTCCTGGGGGTGCCTCAGGAGGCGGCCGAGAGCATCCTCCTGCTGGCGGGCCGCACCGCGTCGGTGTGGCTGCAGGAGCCCACCTTCCTGCCGCTGGTCCTCGCCGCCCTCACCGTCGCCGTCATGCTGGCCTGGGG
This window contains:
- a CDS encoding SulP family inorganic anion transporter, yielding MSASGGAPAAAGSARRGASAELARFLPGRRDYDLRHLRDDLLAGVTVAFVALPLALGFGVTSGAGAAAGVVTAIVAGFVAAAFGGSRFQVTGPTGAMTAVLLGIVAEHGVGALPLLGLGAGVILFALGLGGVGRYVRFVPWPVVTGFTNGIAVIIFLQQLPAVLGVPQEAAESILLLAGRTASVWLQEPTFLPLVLAALTVAVMLAWG